A section of the Solea solea chromosome 17, fSolSol10.1, whole genome shotgun sequence genome encodes:
- the LOC131443306 gene encoding uncharacterized protein LOC131443306, protein MDARCVAVLAVGMLYRQAEEEAADLRRRIRERRARLQRRERRLALLAYLVNKKKQPMQRYAQMNINVPIISMFMSGADTKPALRLSRDSLDIFFQMLPHNKSHGWSHEVEVLVTVYWLACGASYRVTADIFDMPLSTICRIVHKTVDNMMTIIHQVIHFPKHEELEVVGSGFARLADHEAFGRAVGAIDGCHIRVLPPKDPQKRCYMNRKLFPSVILQGVCDAGVKFLDVYIGNPGLVHDSMVLRRSPMFRQALYPPAGYFLLGDGGYPCLQHPVAIMTPYRQPVATRVESRFNHHHAKARIIIERTFGMLKTRWRIIFLRALEVRPLFTPKVIGACCILHNICMGVGDIVEEEDDDGSEDGGNSEDEAPGGVVSTPPVVAVVFAATTRGGVIECCPWSAASMALSHGHTTSLHPSTSGRMSELLKNL, encoded by the exons ATGGATGCAAGATGTGTTGCTGTTCTCGCTGTCGGGATGCTTTACCGGCAGGCCGAAGAGGAGGCTGCTGacctgaggaggaggatcagGGAAAGAAGAGCCAGAttgcagaggagggagaggaggcttGCCCTTCTAGCATATCTTGTGAACAAG AAGAAACAACCAATGCAGAGATATGCACAGATGAATATAAATGTGCCAATCATCAGCATGTTTATGTCTGGTGCAGACACAAAGCCGGCCCTGAGACTATCCAGGGACAGCTTGGATATATTTTTTCAAATGCTGCCCCATAACAAGTCCCATGGCTGGAGTCACGAGGTTGAGGTGCTGGTGACTGTATACTGGCTTGCTTGTGGAGCTTCCTACAGGGTGACAGCGGATATTTTCGATATGCCTCTGTCAACCATTTGCAGGATCGTCCACAAGACTGTAGACAACATGATGACGATCATTCACCAGGTCATCCATTTCCCCAAACATGAGGAACTGGAGGTGGTGGGGTCTGGCTTTGCCCGTCTGGCTGATCATGAGGCATTTGGTCGGGCTGTTGGAGCCATTGATGGGTGCCACATCCGTGTTCTTCCCCCTAAAGACCCACAGAAGAGGTGTTACATGAACAGAAAACTCTTCCCATCAGTTATTTTGCAAGGTGTCTGTGATGCTGGGGTCAAGTTCCTAGATGTCTACATAGGGAATCCAGGATTGGTCCATGACTCGATGGTTCTCCGCAGATCCCCCATGTTCCGACAGGCCCTGTATCCACCAGCTGGATACTTTCTGCTGGGAGATGGAGGGTACCCGTGTCTGCAGCATCCGGTGGCCATCATGACACCGTACCGCCAGCCCGTAGCCA CCAGAGTGGAATCCAGATTTAATCACCACCATGCCAAGGCCCGCATTATAATCGAACGCACCTTTGGGATGCTCAAGACCCGCTGGCGCATTATCTTTCTGCGAGCTCTTGAAGTCCGACCTCTCTTCACACCGAAAGTGATCGGTGCCTGCTGCATCCTCCATAACATCTGCATGGGTGTAGGAGACATcgtagaggaggaggacgatgatgGCAGTGAGGACGGGGGCAACAGTGAGGATGAAGCCCCTG GTGGTGTGGTCAGCACACCACCCGTGGTGGCTGTGGTGTTTGCTGCAACAACCAGGGGTGGAGTAATTGAATGCTGCCCCTGGAGTGCAGCATCCATGGCACTGTCACACGGTCACACTACCAGCCTCCACCCCTCTACCAGTGGGAGGATGTCTGAGCTCCTGAAAAATCTGTAA